A single window of Enoplosus armatus isolate fEnoArm2 chromosome 22, fEnoArm2.hap1, whole genome shotgun sequence DNA harbors:
- the utp20 gene encoding small subunit processome component 20 homolog isoform X3, producing MKIKSKSSYHKSENTYRFLTFAERLANVNIDVIHRIDRTGSYAEEVETYFSEGLTKWRDLNLTEHFTTFLKEVSNKSQSFNMLVFHQKSIVESLKTHLTVKDSLAYQPLLDLVVQLARDLQTDFYPHFPEFFVLITSLLDTKDTEVLEWAFTCLSYLYKYLWRLMVKDMTNIYSLYSTLLAHKKEHIRKFAAESFSFLMRKVPDLDALLSHVFSDLQQHPDKAEGAGQLLFEMCKGVRSMFHSCASNAFPVALRKLGASTNPGVSLPWDTVRDALDHMAQAAANHVDTEHFLVLWESLQASVVEVLGVMEAKGEESDQAAEQLERLLFILHTLVSHRDGAKITKPEAVCQTVLRLIQSSSLSASCSRLLLQITSSLLLGENVALPKALIQETVQKVFSSTMGHDLILEFTKEMFTMQQFEQLFLPSLLRFAAGLFGSGDPLSRHSGLDVLASLILAKAPPPTDGSMAFETYPLLFTGQTTGCATSEQPAVPELVLSLITFPEEQNQSITDLSLPWAALVLLPHLRPIAPASVVPAVTAFLNHLLCEIETEKLGKAGLFVARQALSCLLTLDGSAQLLSLLTVDKINSILRKFPSDLSALLLGDLYYTRLSLSGVSEHLSHSALLELFLILHGNLSSNISKIRLLTLRILSQFEAELPPQTEGEENVEVQPVFAVCLQAELVPASVQDYRDKLLHLRKLRHDLVQRSLPQGPPATFQQVPLRYLIAMLFVNFRPLWDAVIELLVSHARGMDNKDFWRVFHEHLEMVAGLAEKELQENNEDDEEEDSGLRDEPGCDVIESGDVGVLFLEQVKLTSNPNERTDFSNFRSLLWRSMAQFPDRVEPRSRELSPLLLRFIRNEFYPADLLVAPTQDLRKRTDTALEESSMAVEEEDEREEEEQAVEEGGRQQRKALPRRAAAKQLIAHLKVFAKFTNPRSLYLESSLSDLYNQLLCHQDQQIQRVALECVLSYKDPNIVPYKENLERLLDDKHFKEEIVHFNISEETGVVDVSHRARLIPLLMRILFGRLRSKAGSKFQGKASAATRSSIILRFLAGCQAEELGMFIDLLLEPVCHHSQGSCLAAVEKAVAETDVGAVLPLGRQHSLLNIINVVIQKLGHLIHIYLPKVLQILLCVTASVSTILDSRDQLRAGCISPLKNLRRLGILRIQDFFDGFDSYSFSPDELDAVCQAVVWPQVCRLPTESPYSPTPLLKLIHVWCKNARFFPVLAKQRPNQPECDVLLNVFALLSARNASPVTIAMVMDMAESLATTEDFVASEAETELSVNGCVFPQPKEGALVTADSITQGSRLLLPHISTLLQYLSGVVRNTDRLKKKKFRAQVAKELNILSKVSRFVSDKEQSSVLISLLLPYLQKANNPQETEIDILATVQNLLRQSVQPSAFLRPLSKLFSIIHNKLPRKALTNVFQTLSDLEPSLTYITDLATKLNAFDSRHLDEIYFDVRLTAFQGATRRVKDMTTLDLDYIGTIMHNCFHTYEIGDMSLADNATLCLSAVITQLAAVGAGEQIYKDIVQHTILDAVHKGLRSKTESVQHDYTTVLACLVKTFPTKKEFRDLVQLTDYNDLESDFFEHMKHIQIHRRGRALRKLAKQLTEGQVVMTPRSLQNYIMPYAMTALLDEKMLKHENMISASVEVVGAVCRRLTWSKYLYYLKHFVHVLQTSQAEQKLAVSLLVTVLEAFHFDHETLSREMEAAKARDAGSVTIDAADEEQPAADESDASDDEEAMEVDGNTAPSNVPMETDTTNREKDVASEDAATAGAKRPAAPKPTAVASGLPQSREELESLISAIHQTVNNSVLPRLHKCLTAKVKRDDEHKAVKSKDVKEEEVARIPIAFAMVKVMQTLPPHIMEANLPSILIKVCVLLRNRFQEIRDVARGTLVKIIETLGQRYLQYLLREMQGVLVKGYQVHVLTFTVYQLLSVLSPTLKSGDLDPCMNMLIDIFNNELFGAVAEEKEVKGIVSKLMEARHSKSMDSYELLAQFCSKESVTKFILPLKEILETSSSLKVCNRVGAVLRRLVLGLLVNGGMTSQDILLLCHGLISQSLPLLTKRDRAKASARPPPDPRLPPPSCLLLPPTPKRGGQKAPVSSRTNMHILVDAGLKLLHLSLKKSKVTSSETSALEMLDPFILLLLDCLNSMHVKVITEALVAFTWLLKFPLPAVEQNAGQLTKQLFVLLKDYSKAGAARGENYNLVQNCFKAITILVKNVKSNTISETQLQVLLGYAEEDIYDQSRQATAFGLLKAILSRKLIVPEMEQLLKKVAKLSVTGSNAMIRVHCRQIYLKYLLDYPLGRKLRGHLDFVVAQLHYEHDTGRESVLEMLAYIFQTFPQNLLLQHSGLFFAPLALVVVNDDSARCKKMAAMAIKALLAQLDSNHQNTLFSLVNTWLNAEKASLCRLGAQICGLFVEVDDEKFARRLDDLLPLLERQTNPDNFEDIEEEQEEKGADRLLFSFLTLITKLSKHCGLLELSNPHDTLCRIWGHIEAHLRHPHCWVWLTASQLFGQLFAAHQAEQLVAVWRGEAGDASPQPAATAFITSSLDKKMRELALSFCNQLQSKFLDTASGEQVIKNLLFVAKVIYLVSPESDVASPQEEVKEEEQRDNGDEEEEDAEKEKEEEEEEEEEEEDDKDDRPPSLLWLMKKLSLMAKREAAYTPKVPLKRTCVFKFLGAIAMDLGKERLGPYLTTIITPLYRELDSTYADQDPTLKNLAQELIELLKRHVGLERFSLAFSAVQKEFSQRRAARKRHRAMQAVANPDIAAKKKLKKHKNKIEAKKRKIEFLRPGYKAKKHRSHALKDLAMVQ from the exons ATGAAGATTAAATCCAAGTCTTCGTATCACAAATCTGAGAACACCTACAGG TTTCTCACTTTTGCTGAAAGACTCGCCAATGTCAACATCGATGTCATCCATCGTATTGACAGGACTGGATCTTATGCAGAG GAAGTAGAAACATACTTCTCTGAAGGCTTGACAAAATGGAGAGACCTCAACCTGACAGAGCATTTCA ctacatttttaaaagaggtTTCCAACAAGAGCCAGTCATTCAACATGCTGGTTTTCCACCAGAAGTCGATAGTGGAGAGTCTGAAAACGCACCTGACTGTGAAGGACAGTCTGGCCTATCAGCCGCTGCTGGA CCTGGTGGTGCAGCTGGCCAGAGACCTGCAGACTGACTTCTACCCCCACTTCCCTGAATTCTTTGTTCTGATCACATCGCTGCTGGACACCAAGGACACAGAGGTCCTGGAGTGGGCTTTCACTTGTCTCTCCTACCTCTACAAGTACCTGTGGAGGCTCATGGTGAAGGACATGACCAACATCTACAG TTTATACAGCACACTGTTGGCACATAAGAAAGAGCACATCCGCAAGTTTGCAGCAGAGAGCTTCTCTTTTTTGATGAGAAAG GTTCCAGATCTTGATGCCCTGCTGAGTCACGTGTTCTCAGATCTGCAGCAGCACCCCGACAAGGCAGAGGGAGCAGGTCAGCTGCTGTTCGAGATGTGCAAAGGAGTCCGAAGCATGTTTCACTCCTGCGCCTCAAAc GCTTTCCCTGTGGCTTTGCGTAAGCTCGGAGCCTCAACCAACCCAGGAGTCTCTCTGCCATGGGACACTGTCAGGGACGCTCTGGATCACATGGCCCAGGCTGCAGCCAATCACGTTGACACAGAACACTTCCTGGTTTTGTGGGAGTCCTTACAG GCCAGCGTGGTGGAGGTCCTGGGTGTCATGGAGGCGAAAGGAGAAGAGTCGGACCAGGCAGCCGAGCAGCTCGAGAGGCTGCTGTTCATTCTCCACACCCTGGTGTCCCACAGGGACGGAGCCAAGATCACCAAGCCGGAGGCTGTCTGCCAG ACAGTGTTGCGGCTGATTCAGAGCTCGTCTCTGTCAGCTTCTTGTTCCCGTCTGCTCCTCCAGatcacctcctccctgctcctggGGGAGAACGTCGCCCTGCCCAAAGCGCTCATCCAGGAGACGGTccaaaag GTGTTTAGCAGCACGATGGGGCACGATCTGATACTCGAGTTCACCAAGGAGATGTTCACCATGCAACAGTTTGAGCAG ctcttcctcccCAGCCTGTTGCGCTTCGCCGCTGGGTTGTTCGGCAGCGGCGATCCCCTGTCTCGCCACTCTGGCCTGGACGTGCTGGCCAGTCTGATCCTCGCCAAAGCCCCGCCCCCCACAGATGGCTCCATGGCCTTTGAAACCTACCCACTGCTCTTCACCGGACAGACCACAGG CTGTGCAACATCAGAGCAGCCTGCAGTGCCAGAGCTGGTGCTGTCACTGATCACCTTTCCTGAGGAGCAGAACCAGTCCATCACTGACCTGTCACTGCCTTGGGCCGCCCTGGTGCTCCTGCCACAcctcag gcCTATTGCTCCTGCTAGCGTTGTTCCCGCTGTGACTGCTTTCTTAAACCACCTCCTGTGTGAGATTGAGACAGAGAAACTGGGAAAAG CTGGTCTGTTTGTAGCCAGACAGGCCCTGAGCTGCCTCCTCACTCTGGACGGCTCTGCCCAGCTTCTCTCACTGCTCACTGTGGACAAGATCAACTCAATCCTACG GAAGTTTCCCTCAGACCTGTCTGCCCTGCTGCTGGGAGACCTGTACTACACCCGCTTGTCACTCAGCGGGGTTTCAGAGCACCTATCCCACAGTGCACTGCTGGAGCTCTTCCTGATACTGCACGGCAACCTCTCCTCCAACATCTCCAAG ATCCGCCTGCTGACTCTGAGGATTCTCTCTCAATTTGAGGCTGAGCTCCCTCCGCAGACCGAG GGAGAGGAGAATGTGGAGGTGCAGCCGGTGTTCGCAGTTTGCCTGCAGGCTGAGCTGGTGCCGGCCTCAGTGCAGGACTACAGAGACAAGCTGCTTCACCTCCGCAAGCTGAGACACGACCTGGTGCAGCGCAGTCTGCCGCAGGGGCCACCTGCCACCTTCCAGCAG gTGCCTCTGCGTTACCTCATCGCGATGCTGTTCGTCAATTTCAGGCCACTGTGGGACGCAGTCATCGAGCTTCTTGT GAGCCATGCCAGAGGGATGGACAACAAGGACTTCTGGAGGGTCTTCCACGAACATCTGGAGATGGTGGCAGGGCTGGCTG AAAAAGAACTGCAGGAGAATAACGAGGACGACGAAGAGGAAGACTCAGGTCTCCGGGACGAGCCGGGCTGTGACGTCATCGAAAGCGGGGACGTAGGGGTGTTGTTCCTAGAGCAGGTGAAGTTGACCTCCAACCCCAACGAGAGGACGGACTTCTCAAACTTCCGCAGCCTGCTTTGGCGCTCCATGGCCCAGTTTCCCGACAGAGTGGAACCACGCAGCCGGGAACTGAGCCCTCTGCTGCTCAGGTTCATCAG GAATGAGTTTTACCCCGccgacctgctggtggcacctACTCAGGACTTGAGGAAGAGGACCGACACTGCCCTAGAGGAGTCTAGTATGGCtgtagaggaagaggatgagagagaggaagaggagcaggcggtggaggagggaggcagacaaCAGAGGAAGGCTCTTCCAAGGAGAGCTGCTGCCAA ACAGCTGATTGCCCATCTGAAGGTATTCGCCAAATTCACCAACCCTCGCTCTCTCTACCTGGAGAGCAGCCTCAGTGATCTCTATAACCAG ttgCTCTGCCATCAGGACCAGCAGATTCAGCGAGTGGCACTGGAATGTGTTCTCTCATACAAAGACCCCAACATAGTACCATACAA ggaGAATCTTGAGAGGCTTCTGGATGACAAACACTTCAAAGAGGAGATTGtccatttcaacatttctgagGAGACTGGAGTGGTTGATGTTTCACACAGAGCCAGACTCATCCCACTGCTCATgag GATCCTGTTTGGCCGCCTGCGCAGTAAAGCAGGCAGTAAGTTTCAGGGGAAGGCGAGCGCCGCCACCCGGTCCTCCATCATTCTGCGTTTCCTGGCAGGTTGCCAGGCTGAGGAGCTGGGAATGTTCATCGACCTGCTGTTGGAGCCCGTCTGCCATCACAGCCAAG GCTCTTGCCTGGCAGCGGTGGAGAAAGCAGTAGCTGAGACAGACGTGGGCGCCGTCCTGCCGCTGGGCCGCCAGCACAGCCTGCTGAACATCATCAATGTGGTGATCCAGAAACTGGGCCACCTCATCCACATCTACCTGCCCAAGGTGCTGCAGATCCTGCTGTGTGTCACCGCTTCTGTGTCCACCATCCTGGATAGCAGGGACCAG CTCCGTGCAGGCTGCATCAGTCCTCTGAAGAACCTGAGGCGACTCGGAATCCTGAGGATCCAGGACTTCTTTGACGGCTTCGACTCCTACAGCTTCAGTCCAGATGAGCTGGACGCTGTCTGTCAGGCTGTGGTCTGGCCTCAG GTGTGTCGTCTCCCCACAGAGAGCCCTTACTCCCCCACCCCTCTGCTGAAACTCATCCACGTGTGGTGCAAAAATGCCAG gtTCTTCCCCGTCTTGGCCAAGCAGAGGCCAAACCAGCCGGAGTGTGATGTCCTCCTTAACGTCTTCGCCCTACTCTCAGCCAGGAACGCTTCCCCAGTGACCATTGCCATGGTAATGGACATGGCTGAGTCCCTAGCAACCACTGAAGACTTTGTTGCCTCAGAGGCTGAGACCGAGCTGAGTGTCAACGGCTGTGTCTTCCCGCAGCCTAAAGAGGGCGCTCTCGTCACTGCAG ACTCTATAACTCAGGGCTccagactgctgctgcctcaCATATCCACCCTGCTGCAGTACCTCAGCGGAGTCGTACGCAACACCGACAGactcaagaagaagaagttcagGGCACAGGTGGCCAAAGAGCTCAACATCCTCTCCaa GGTCAGTCGATTTGTGAGCGACAAGGAGCAGAGCTCGGTGCTCATCAGCCTGTTGCTGCCCTACCTCCAGAAAGCCAACAACCCTCAA GAGACAGAAATCGACATCCTGGCCACAGTGCAGAACCTGCTGCGACAAAGTGTGCAGCCCTCCGCCTTCCTGCGGCCGCTCAGCAAGCTCTTCTCCATCATCCACAACAAGCTGCCCAGGAAGGCCCTCACTAATGTCTTCCAG ACTCTGTCAGATCTGGAGCCTTCGCTCACATACATCACTGATTTAGCAACAAAG CTTAACGCATTTGACAGCCGACACTTGGATGAGATCTACTTTGACGTGCGTCTGACGGCTTTCCAAGGCGCCACCAGGCGGGTCAAAGACATGACGACTCTGGACCTGGACTACATCGGCACCATCATGCACAACTGCTTCCACACCTATGAG ATTGGTGACATGTCGCTGGCAGACAACGCCaccttgtgtctgtctgcagtgatCACCCAGCTGGCAGCGGTCGGAGCCGGAGAACAGATCTACAAGGACATTGTGCAACACACCATCCTGGATGCTGTCCACAAGGGGCTTCGCAGCAAGACAGAG AGTGTGCAGCATGACTACACCACCGTACTGGCCTGCCTGGTGAAGACCTTTCCCACCAAGAAAGAGTTCAGAGACCTGGTACAGCTCACAGACTACAATGACCTCGAGTCTGACTTCTTTGAGCACATGAAGCACATCCAG aTCCACCGTCGGGGTCGTGCCCTGAGGAAGTTGGCCAAGCAGCTGACCGAGGGCCAGGTGGTGATGACGCCTCGCTCTCTCCAGAATTACATTATGCCGTATGCCATGACCGCGCTGCTAGATGAAAAGATGCTCAAG CATGAGAACATGATATCGGCGTCGGTGGAGGTGGTGGGCGCAGTGTGTCGCAGGCTGACCTGGTCCAAGTACCTCTACTACCTGAAACACTTCGTTCACGTCCTGCAGACGTCGCAGGCTGAGCAGAAACTGGCTGTCAG TTTGCTGGTCACAGTCCTGGAGGCTTTTCATTTTGACCATGAGACCCTCAGCAGAGAAATGGAGGCCGCCAAGGCCAGAGATG CTGGGAGTGTCACGATCGACGCAGCTGATGAGGAGCAACCTGCAGCCGACGAATCAGACGcaagtgatgatgaggaggcaATGGAGGTAGACGGTAACACTGCACCATCCAATGTTCCCATGGAAACGGACACCACCAACAGAGAAAAGGATGTCGCCTCTGAGGATGCAGCCACTGCTGGAGCCAAGAGGCCAGCGGCTCCTAAACCCACCGCAGTGGCCAGCGGGCTGccgcagagcagagaggagctggagtCTCTGATCAGCGCCATCCACCAGACCGTTAATAACAGCGTGCTGCCTCGCCTGCACAAGTGTCTCACTGCAAAG GTAAAGCGTGATGACGAGCACAAGGCAGTGAAGTCAAAGgatgtgaaggaggaggaggtggcgaGGATACCGATAGCCTTCGCCATGGTCAAAGTGATGCAGACTCTGCCTCCACACATCATGGAGGCCAACCTGCCTAG TATCCTGATCAAGGTGTGTGTGCTACTGAGGAACCGTTTCCAGGAGATCCGCGACGTGGCGAGAGGAACTCTGGTGAAGATCATCGAGACTTTAGGCCAAAGGTACCTGCAGTACCTGCTCAGAGAGATGCAGGGGGTCCTCGTCAAGGGCTACCAG GTCCACGTGCTGACATTCACAGTATACCAGTTGCTGTCGGTCCTCAGTCCAACCCTGAAGAGTGGTGACCTGGACCCATGCATGAACATGCTTATCGAT ATCTTCAACAACGAGCTGTTCGGGGCTGTGgctgaggagaaggaggtgaaggggATCGTCTCCAAACTGATGGAGGCTCGACACAGCAAGAGCATGGACTCCTACGAGCTGCTGGCCCAGTTTTGTAGCAAGGAGAGCGTCACCAAGTTCATATTGCCACtgaaggag ATCCTGGAGACTTCATCCAGTCTGAAGGTGTGTAACAGGGTGGGTGCTGTGCTGCGGCGGCTGGTCCTGGGTCTGCTGGTCAACGGGGGCATGACTTCCCAGGATATCTTACTGCTGTGCCACGGACTGATCAGCCAGAGTCTGCCGCTGCTCACCAAGAGAGaccg AGCGAAAGCCTCAGCTCGGCCTCCCCCGGACCCCAGACTGCCCCCTCCCAGCTGCCTGCTCCTGCCTCCGACTCCAAAGAGAGGGGGTCAGAAGGCTCCGGTCAGCAGTCGAACCAACATGCACATCCTGGTGGACGCTGGCCTCAAG CTGCTCCATTTGAGCCTGAAGAAATCCAAAGTGACGTCGTCTGAGACCTCAGCTCTGGAGATGCTGGATCCTTTCATACTGCTGTTGCTCGACTGCCTCAACTCCATGCACGTCAAG gTGATCACAGAGGCTCTGGTGGCGTTCACTTGGCTGTTGAAGTTCCCTCTGCCGGCAGTGGAGCAGAACGCCGGCCAGCTGACCAAGCAgctctttgtcctgctgaagGATTACTCCAAGGCCGGAGCCGCCCGCGGGGAGAACTATAACCTGGTCCAGAACTGCTTCAAG GCCATCACCATACTGGTGAAGAATGTCAAAAGCAACACGATCTCAGAGACACAActgcaggtgctgctgggaTACGCGGAGGAGGACATCTACGACCAGTCTCGCCAGGCTACCGCCTTCGGCCTGCTGAAG GCGATTCTGTCCAGGAAGCTCATTGTTCCAGAGATGGAGCAGTTGTTGAAAAAAGTGGCCAAGCTGTCTGTCACCGGCAGCAACGCCATGATCAGAGTCCACTGTCGACAG atcTATCTAAAATACCTGCTGGACTACCCGCTGGGGAGGAAGCTGAGAGGGCACCTGGACTTTGTGGTGGCTCAGCTGCACTACGAGCACGACACAGGCAGGGAGTCTGTGCTGGAGATGCTGGCCTACATCTTCCAGACTTTCCCTCAG AACCTGCTGTTGCAGCACAGCGGCTTGTTCTTCGCCCCGCTGGCCCTGGTGGTGGTCAACGATGACTCGGCACGCTGTAAGAAAATGGCCGCCATGGCCATCAAGGCCCTGCTGGCCCAGCTGGACTCGAACCACCAGAACACCCTGTTCTCCCTCGTCAACACCTGGCTGAATGCAGAAAAG GCCAGCCTGTGCCGTCTCGGGGCTCAGATCTGTGGTCTGTTTGTGGAGGTGGATGACGAGAAGTTTGCCCGTCGCCTGGACgacctgctgcctctgctggagagacagacaaacccTGACAACTTCGAAGAT ATcgaagaggagcaggaggagaaaggagcAGACAGGCTGCTGTTCAGTTTTCTGACTCTCATCACCAAACTGAGCAAACACTGCGGCCTGCTGGAGCTCAGCAATCCTCACGACACACTCTGTCGTATCTGGG GTCACATTGAAGCCCACCTACGGCACCCTCACTGCTGGGTGTGGCTGACTGCCTCGCAGCTCTTTGGTCAGCTGTTTGCGGCCCATCAGGCGGAGCAGCTGGTTGCtgtgtggagaggagaggcggGGGATGCTTCACCTCAGCCGGCAGCCACAGCCTTCATCACCAGCAGCCTGGACAAGAAG ATGAGAGAGCTGGCGTTGTCTTTCTGCAATCAGCTACAGTCCAAGTTCCTCGACACGGCCTCGGGAGAGCAG GTGATCAAGAACCTGCTGTTTGTCGCCAAGGTGATCTACCTCGTTTCCCCCGAGTCTGACGTCGCTTCTCctcaggaggaagtgaaagaggaggagcagagggacaacggagatgaagaggaggaagatgcagagaaagaaaaggaagaagaagaggaggaggaagaagaggaggaagatgacaaAGACGACCGGCCTCCGTCCCTGCTGTGGTTGATGAAGAAGCTGTCGCTGATGGCCAAGAGAGAGGCAGCGTACACTCCCAAAGTTCCCCTGAAG AGAACATGTGTGTTTAAGTTCCTGGGAGCGATAGCCATGGACCTGGGGAAGGAACGGCTCGGCCCCTATCTGACCACAATCATCACTCCTCTGTACAGGGAGCTGGACAGCACCTATGCAGACCAAG